A segment of the Candidatus Nanoarchaeia archaeon genome:
TGGCTTTTGCCAACACGGTGGGCTATTAAACAACGCCGTTACAAGAGAGCTGAAGATCTGGCTGAAGCCCATAAGTGGTTTTATGAAAAAGCAAAAGAGGCCGGACTATACCATCCTGAAACCAAGATATCAGTTGTCCGAAGAAAGATAGGAAACGAAGATCTTCTGGCTTTTGAAGCAGAATTTCCTGATCTGGAACTTCTTACCGATCCCATCGATCCGGTTAAAGAAGCGCTTGCTGATGATACAAGACATGAGGCATATAGATACTTGGATAGGGTATGCGCAGACGATGCTAATCCTAAAAGATTCATTAATTATGCTGCTTTGGATAATTATGCCGAATCAATGGGATTTGATCCAGGCAGCAGTAAAGTTTATCTTACAACTTTGTTATTGATACAACCGAAGTATCCTGCGATGCCAATCTTGCTTAGGCACAAGGAAGAAACCGGAATTGATTTAACGGGGCTTCTGCGTTGAGAAACCTCCGGCTGGGCTTAGTCTGGGAATGCCTCAGTCAAATCAGGATTTGAAAAGGGTATGATGGATGACCCCCCCCTCAGGGAATAATCCTTCGGGATGGCCAAAGTAGAGCACCTCAGCAACTGGTTTTGACCCGATGCTACCCGAACAAAGTGAGCAACCTTTCAATGAGCCGGATAAGCGAAGTCTTTATATAGCACCATACTATATCATACTATAAGGTGATGTAAAAATGGTCATGGTGACTCTGGACATACCGAAAGACATAAACAAAAAGATTGAGCATTTTAAAATAGACAATAACCTCAAAGACAAGAGGGATGCAATTCTGCTTGCGCTTAGGAAGAGCATGGATCAGGAGGATGATGCCCCCTCCATGGAGGAGATGTTTCGGATAGCAGACTCAATAAAACAAAAGAGAAGATATTCAACGAAGGAAGCGATCGCCCTCAGCCATGCATTGAGAAGGAAGAGATGACGCAGTTCATTGATGCAAATGTTATAATAAAAGCATTCACAGAGGGCGAGGATAAGGAGGAATGCAGGCTGGCCCTCTCAAGATATTTTGTTACAGATGCCTTATGCCTTGTTGAAGCGATGAATGGTATCGTTAAGATTAAATGCGATCCAGCCATGGCATGCCAATGCGTCAAGTCACTCTACAGGCAGGATTGCACAATTGTACCTGTTGACAAGAACCTTCTTTTTACAGCGTGCAAAAAGATGGGGAATTTGAACATCTTTGATGCAGCTCATTATGCAGCAGCGCGCCTTAAAGGCTGCTCCTCAATCCTCAGCTACGATAAGCACTTTGACGGCTTAGAGATACCGAGAGAAGAGCCATGAACTGGCTGAGAGTCATTGAGCAGATCGTCTGATGCTGTGCGGGATTCACCAGGAATCGGTAAGCATAAATAGGCTCGAAATTCCTTGACCCTCATGCAGATAACCTTAGACTACACCAAGACCCTTGAGCAAAATGCAGCCATGCTGTACGAGAAGGCAAAGAAGGCCAGAAAGAAGCGGCAGGGCGCTGAGGCAAGCCTCAAGAGGACTGAAGAGCAGCTGGAAAAGGGCGTTGCCCTGCAGAAGAAGACTGAGCTGGCAAAAGAGCGAAAACGCCCATGGTATGATCACTTTCACTGGTTTATTTCGTCAGAGGATTTCCTTGTTATCGGTGGGAGGGATGCAACCACAAACGAGATTATTGTGAAGAAGCAAACTGCTCAAGGCGATCTTGTGTTCCATTCAGAGCTGGCAGGCAGCCCTTTTTTTGTGGTAAAGGCTGAAGGAAAAAAGATAGGCGAGATAACCAAGACAGAGGCAGCTATAGCAACTGCATCCTATTCACGTGCATGGAGGCAGGGCCTTACAACCATGGAGGTATTTGCTGTGGCTCCAGACCAGCTCTCAAAGACCCCCCAATCAGGAGAGTACATTTCAAAGGGCTCTTTCATCGTCCGGGGAAGGAAAGAAAGGTTTATGGTTTCATTGCAGCTTGCCCTGGGAGTATATCGGGAGGGTATCATGGCAGGCCCGCTTTCGGCAGTCAGCCGCCATTGCAGCAGGCTTATCGAGATTGCGCCTGGGAAGGAAAAATCAGGCAAGGCTGCAAAGCTGATCCAGAAGAGGATCGGCGGAGAGCTGGATGATATCATCCGTGGCATCCCTGCAGGAGGCGTTCAGGTCAAGGGAGTGCGGTTGCGAGAGATTTAGGATCCTAGCAGGTGGATTTGGTTTCAATGACTCCCCTGCACTTCCTGCTTCCGCATTTGCAATCCATTCTCAGATCAGGGAGCGCGGTCTCTGCATAGTCTGATGTGATCTCCTCGCCTTTCTTGATATCCCTTTTCGCAACATCGCAGAGATTCTGGACAGTAGTGTTTGGATCGCAGGAATGGTTCACATATCGCTCCGGAGGCTGCTCGAGAAGGTACTTTCCATCGAGGAATGAGACATAGGGCTTTTCTTTTTCAGACACCTGCTCAACCTGCTCTTTGGTTAATTCCTTTGGCTTCCATCTCAGTACAATCTCGCCTTTCTTAAAAGACCGAAAGGCAAACACCCCTTTTCCGTGGATTTTTGAGGTTTTCACAACAACATCCATGGTTCTCCGGAAGAACATGGGGTTTATTAAGATTAGCCCTTTCTCCAGCGGACTGGGCTGCTTTCCTGCCAAGATTTAATTTGAGGGAAGCCGCAGTGTGCCAAACCATGTATGGCTTTGGGCTTTTCTATAACAGGCCGGATCAAGAAAATACTGAGAGGTCAATGGATGCTGCGAATCTGTGTTCTCATCAATAAGCACGACCATGGTTCCTGTGATCTTCCTAGCGCAGAAATAGCACGCATGTGCTTCTGCCTCTGCCTCCAGCACGCTTAGTTCTCCGGTGCGTATCCTTTCGGCAAGGTCTCCTCGCTTTGCATCATATGCTGCTCCGATACGTATTGCCATAGGCATCGAGATTTGATTTATGTTTAAAAACATTTCAGTTCCTGTAACTCTTGGTGAGATTCGGAAATGCCAGGAGTGTTACGCCGAATAGAAAGCCTTATATATCTTATTACACATCTGTAATGATTATGAGATAAAATGTTTAATAATTGTTACATATTTGTAATTATGGCAAGACGCATCGCAATATCAGTAGACAAGGAGCAGGAGCAGCTTCTCCAGAGTGTCAAGGGCTTTGGAAAGAAAGAGGCAGAGAAGGTGAAGAGCATCCTGATGGCATACCTATCAGAAAAAGGATATATCGAGCTGTTCAACAAGAGGAGATGAAGAAGTATGGGAGATGAAGCAGCATGAATATGGTGTTTTTTGAGCTGAGCATCGTCATTATCGTTGCGACAGTGCTTGGAGGCCTGCTGAAGGCACTAAAGCAGCCCCTGATTCCGGCATATGTGATCGCAGGCCTGATTATAGGGCCTATTCTGGGATATGTAACTGATTCAGAGCTTATCAGCTCGCTTTCAGAGGTAGGCATCGCATTCCTTCTGTTCATTGTTGGGCTGGAGCTTGACTTCAAGAAGATCAGGAGCGTTGCCGGAGTTGCATTTGCTGCAGGGCTCATCAAGTCGTTGATCCTGTTTGCTGGAGGGGCATTCCTCGGAACGTGGTTCGGGTTTACAGGAACTGAAAGCTCCTACCTTGGCATAGTACTTGCTTTCTCCTCAACTGTTGTCGTAGTGAAGATGTACGCTGATACCAGGGAATTGGACACTCTGCATGGCAGGACTGTTATCGGGATTCTTCTTGCCGAAGACTTTCTGGCAATCCTTGCGCTCAGTGTGCTTTCAACAGGATCCGTATCTGTTGGAGATGCATCATTCATGCTTGCGAAGCTTGCAGGATTGCTGCTGGGCGCCATACTCTTTTCAAGATTTATTTTGGGCCCGCTGTACAAGTTTGCTGCCAAGAGCCAGGAGGTCTTCTTCCTGGTTTCCATCTCAATCGCCTTTCTTTTTGCCCTGGTTGCCAGCGGGTTGGGATTGAGCATCGTGATTGGGGCGTTTATTGCAGGAGTGGCGTTGGCAAACCTTCCTTATGCCTATGAGATTATCGGAAAGATAGTGCCGCTGAAGGATTTTTTTGCAACCATCTTTTTTGTCAGCCTGGGGCTTGTGCTGCCGCTCAACGAGATTCCTGCCATTGCCCTTCCCTTTGCAGTGTTGTTTGGTGTAGTCATCATCTTCAAGCCGCTGCTCGCCATGCTCATCAGTTCATTGCAGGGATTCACCAAGAGGCCGAGCTTCCTGGGAAGCATTTCAATAAGCCAGGTCTCTGAATTCTCCCTGATCATCGTTGCCCAGGCGATGGCGGTTGGAGCAGCAACAGGCCAGGAGCTCATAGGCCAGGATGTATTTACCCTTACCGTGCTTCTTGCCATCTCCACGATGGCTGTGTCCTCCTACCTCATTGCCTATAAGGAGGCTATCTACGAGCAGCTCTCCCCCCTCCTGGGGATTTTCGAGCATCTGAGGGCAGGGAAACAGAGAGCTGAGTCAAAAAGAGTGAAGATCAAGCCGGAGATTATCCTTTTTGGCTACAACCGGATCGGGTATAGCATTGTGCGAAAAGCAAAAGAGTTAAAAAAGAGAATCCTTATCATCGACTACGACCCGGAGGTTATCAGGCATTTGATTAAGAGGAAGACGCCATGCATCTATGGGGACGTCACTGATCCGGAGATCCTCGATCGGGTGGATTTTGACACGTGCAAGATCCTCATCTCCACAGTTCCGGAATCGCATAATAACCTGCTGGTGCTGAGGAAGCTGCGAAAGATTTATCCGAAGATGATCATTTTTGTGACTGCAAATCATCTGCACGAAGCATTGGAGCTGTACGAGGAGGGCGCTGATTACGTAATCCTGCCGCATTTCCTCGGCGGCGAGCACGTCGGCGTATTGATCGGGCAGCTTAGCATAGACCTGAACAGGATACTCAAGCACCGGAAGATGCATATCAAGGAGCTGCATCAGAGGAAAAAAGTGGGGCACATCATCAGGCAATGACAGACGACAGCGTTTATAGGCTCGTGAAAGCAGGCTTCATAAAATCGAAGTACAAGCCGCTGTATGCAGGGCTTGATGCATCAGCAAGAGCTAGGCTTGCAAAGAGCTTCCCCGGCAAGGAGGTAGAAGAGCATGCTGACGTGGATATCATAGAGATCGCAAAGGACCAGATGATCTCCACAGAGTACCCGGCCTCAAAGAGGAAATGGAGGCTTATCTTCGAAAGCACAAGGAACATTGAAGAGACCTATTTCTGGATCCTGGACTACGCAAGAGATATGGGATTCTCAGAGTTTATCAAGACAACAGACAGCTTCACAGCAAGTGAGCATAGCTCATTTTTTGGAACAGCCCAGCAGCGCCTGGGATTGCAGCAGGACAGGGTATCGCAGTATCTTGCTACGATTGGCAAGATGGTCAAGGAGCTTTTCCAGCTGGTTCGGGAGCTGCGCATCCTGGATGAAAGGCTCGCGTACTACAGCGACAGCTATGACTATTTAAGCAGGAGCAGGGAAAGCGCAGAAATCACACTCAAAGGAACATTCATCGACCAGGTCGAAGGAGGCGCAAAGAACCCTGCTTCGGTCTATGGAATGTCCAGGGAGCTTCAGTTTACTGTTCTCCCTGACCTTTTCTTTACTGTGCACCCCAAGACAAGCAGGGATGTTGATGAGGCAGTGGACAGGCTTGAGTTTAACAGAAAGGTGAAGGAGGTGCTCAAGAGAAAGCTAAGGAGCTACATGGAGTGGAAGGAGCACACCTTTGACGAGCTTAAGAACAGGAGACGGTTTACGCTGAAGTACCTCAAGCAGCACTATGATGTGATCAAGATGTACATGACCTGGGTGAGGCCGTATTTGAGGAACATCCGCAGGCTGCAGTCAGAGGCAATGGATATCAAAAAAGCGAGCAGCGTGGACAGCATCTCTGCGTTTGAGGGATCGCTTATCGATATTGAGTTTATGGCTCTTGCCCTTCCTCAAGGCAATAAGGATGTGTACGCAGTTTCCCTGATCACCTTTGAGTACAGGACGATTCCTGCGATGAGCTTCCAGCAGGAGGGCTTTCAGCGAGGGCCGCTCCATTCAGGCGAGATCAAGATGAATTTCCGGTGTTATGCATGGACACGGGAGCAGATCAACAGCTATAAGCAGATGAAAGAGGAGGAAGACATGGCTCTGCTCGGAGTCATTGATGGCTCAGTCCGGGCTGCGATGGAGGCATTGGGGACAGAGCTGGAGACCTACTTGAAAGAAGCAGGGGAAGAGACATTCCAGAAAGGCGCTGTGAATGCGCCGGTAAGGGAGCCGGGTGTTGCTGAGCCGTTTATCGGAATTCTGAAGGGATTTAAAGAGCTGTTTGGCGTGAAATCCGCGCCTGGCAAGAAGCCCAAGGTGGATGCCTTTAAGAGGGAGAAGGAAACGGACAATGCGTTTAAGACTGTAAAATCATTGACCTGGGCGATCTATAAGAATTACAAGAAGGCCCATAAGATGGTATCGTGGTAGGATTGCCTTGAGGCTCTGCTGAAACCGCATGCAGTGCCATTTTTGCGAGGCGCAGGAATTGAAACAGCACACCGAGAGGAGGGTTGGCTCCTTCGGAGGATGTCGGTTTTCTGTAAGGCGTATCGAGCCGAGCGAAGCGAGAAGGATTTCAGCAGAGCCTAATTCAGAAACCTTTTTATAATCGCCTGCAATAAAAATCACTATGCTGGATATCAAGATTATCCGAGAAAAGCCGGATCTCATCAGAAAAGACCTGAAGAAGCGCAGAGACTCTGAAAAGCTCTCATGGCTTGACGGCCTCCTGCAAAAAGACAGGGAGTATCTCCTGACATTGCAGAAGGTTGAGGAACTCAGGGCAAGGCGAAACAAGGCAACAGAGGAGATACGGGAGCTGAAGAAGGAGGGAAAAGACATCAGCCAGAAGGTATCAGAGATCAAAGGGCTCGGAAACATTCAGGAACAGGAATCAAGGCTTAATGAATTGCTGGAAAAAATCCACTGGTACCTGCTCCGGCTGCCGAACCTTATGCATCCGTCTGTTCCTTATGGCAAGGATGAATCTGGCAATGTCCAGGTCAGGAAATGGGGCAGGCAGAAAAAGCCAGCATTCGAGCTTATCCCCCACGGAGAGCTTGCAGAAAAGCTGGGAGGCGCAGACTTTGAAGCAGCTGCCCAAGCCTCAGGAAGGGGGTTCTACTACCTTAAAGGCCATCTTGCCCTGCTCAATCGGGCATTAATCAATCTTGCAATTACTCATCTCGTGAAAAAAGGATTTACATTTATTGAGCCCCCCTTGCTGATTAATAAAAAGGTTGTTGAGGGAGTGACTGACTACGAATTCTTTGAGAATATGATCTACAAGATAGAGAATGAGGACCTTCATCTCATTGGAACGTCTGAGCACCCCTTGATGGGAATGTTTATGAACACGACAGTGAAGGAGGAAGATCTTCCGCTAAAGCTTGTCAGCTATTCTCCTTGTTTCAGGAAAGAAATCGGCAGCCATGGCATTGATGAGCGGGGGTTTTTCAGGGTGCATCAGTTCCATAAGGTTGAGCAGGTTGTGCTTTGCACACCACAGCAGTCTGAAAAGCTGCATGAGGAGATCACAAAAAATGCAGAAGAGCTGATGAAGATACTCAAACTCCCTTACCGGATCGTGAATATCTGCACAGGAGACCTTGGCATTGTTGCATCAAAGAAATACGACCTGGAGCTCTGGATGCCAAGGCAGAAGAAATACAAGGAGGCCGGCTCATCCTCAAACTGCACAGACTATCAGGCAAGAAGGCTGAACATCAGGTATGGGATTCCGGGGGCTCCAAAAAATCCCCTTGTCCATTCATTGAACAACACAGCAATTGCGACAAGCAGAGTGATAATTGCCATTTTGGAGAATTACCAGAAGAAGGACGGATCAGTTGAGGTTCCTGCTGCTTTACAGCCGTATATGGGAAGAATAAAAACCCTTAAATAACCATTCTGCCTCCTCAGGGCTATGGCCCTCTTCGACAAGATGCTTTCTTCAAATGAGTCGTTGTTCAAGGATGAGATTGCCCTTTCCTTTGATTATATCCCCAAGATTGTTCCCTATCGCGAAGCCCAGCAGAGGCATATTGCATCGTGCATCGCCCCTCTCTTCAGCAAGAGGAACGGAAAGAGCCTGTTTATTTCAGGCAGGCCAGGGATTGGGAAGACTGTTGCGGTCCGCCATGTGCTTGGAGAGGTGGAAGAAAAGACCGATGATATCATACCGCTCTATATCAACTGCTGGCAAAAAAATACCTCATTTAAGATTGCCATTGAGCTCTGCGAACAGCTCGGCTACAAGCTGACCATGAACAAGCGGACTGATGAGCTGTTTAGCATTGCAAAGCAGATGCTCAATAAGAAGGAATGCGTGCTTGTGTTTGATGAAGTGGACAAGCTTGAGGAGTTTGACATCCTCTACCATATCCTTGAGGAGGTTTACAGGAGAGCAGTCATCATCATAACCAATGGAAAAGAATGGCTCGGCAACCTTGACGAAAGGTTGCGATCAAGGCTTTCTACCGAGGTGCTTGAGTTCAGGCCGTACACCCAGTCTGAGACTGACGGGATCCTCCGGCAGCGGATCCAGTATGCGTTTGTTGCGGGCATCTGGGAGCCTGAGGCGATTAGCCTTGTCAGCGAGAGAACAAGCCAGCTCCAGGATATCCGTTCAGGCCTCTTCCTCCTCAAAGAGGCAGGGGAGATCGCCGAGGCAAAGGCATCCAGAAAGATAACATTGGATCATGCCAGGGAAGCAATCACCAAACTCGCTGATTTCGAGATTAACAGCTCCCAGGACCTTGACACCGATGCGAAGAAGGTCTTGGACATCATCAAGGGAGAGCAGTCAGAGATCAAGAGCGGAGACCTCTTCCGGAAATACCAGGAGGCAGGAGGCACTGCTTCCTACAAGACCATGCACCGCACCATCAAAAAACTCGAGCAGGGGAAATTCATCACTCTCCGCAAGGTCGAGGGCGGGAAAGAAGGAACGACATCATTGATACGGCTCAACACCGTGAAGAAGCTTACTGAGTTCTAGCTGCCGGTTTCACCAGCTCTGAAAAGAATCCTCTAACTCATCGCTTCAACTGTCCAAGAACTCTTTTAATTTAGCCGGAGCCCAAAAACCTAATATTTGAATCTTCGCGCATATGCTTTATGATCGAACCATTCAAGGATTACATTCAGAATCATAATCTCATTTGTTTGAATGGTATAGACGATTCTCCAACCATCAGGTAAATCATACTTCCATAAGTTCGTCACTGCATACTTTTTAATATACTCTTTAGGCCATAATCGTTTTTCAATTTTTGCTCCACAAGTAGGGTTCTTTTTCAAATCTTCTCTGGCCCGACTAATAAAACCATATAACTGCTTATCCTCAAACTTGCCTTCTTTCAATGATTCAAAGTCGTTCTCCAGCTTTTTGTTGCCAAACGAAACATAGATAGGCTTATCATTCATTTCAAAGTAACTCCTTCTGATAGTATCTTTTTTATCATTTGAGGATTATAAGTCCAAATAATACAGCCATCTTTATCGATCATTATTTTTCCTGATTGTTCTAAATAACCCAAGATTATCTGAAATGTCTGGTACATCATTTTTTTAGGTAACTTATTCCATAGCTGGTATTTGCCGCACTCTTGGCTGTATTTTTGTATCGTTTTCTCTACCATGAGCACAGATTCTAGTGTTGGGCTGTGCAAAATTGTTGTTTGTTTCATCTTATATAAGTGTATATAATAGCTAATATTTATACTTTTCGGTTTTGGGGCTCTGAAGCGATGAGAATTCTTGGGCCCTCTCAGACAATTCCGAGCTCCCATGGTCAGCTGGCGCTTGGAAGACCGCAGGCAAGAAGCCTTGTGGAGCTGGATGGCCCGAGGGAGAGAAGAGCTACGGTGAGCCCTCTTCCTTTGCAAGGAGCGCGAACAGCGTATCCTCCAGCGAGTAGATTGAGTCACCTGCGCCAAGGTCTTCGGTGTTTGATTCAAGCAGTTCCTGAAGCTTTGGAGTTGTAACATAGAATGAGTCGCCATTGCCAACAACAACTGCTGCTCCTGTCGGAAAGCCAGGAATGTTGACCCTTCCATCTTTGTCCACTGTCCTTGCATGCGCAACCATCAAGGCATAAAACTGTAACCGGTAAGGGTTGCCGATCGGGAATGCCCTATACTTTGATTGGAGCTGAGAGTATGTCTCAGGCGGAAAAACAATCGCCAGCGGGAGGTCTGGAACAACACGTATATAGAGATAGGGATCTGGGTCTGTGTTGATGATTGCCCTTATTTCAGCAGGGAGCAGCAGGCGCGACTTCGAATCCACTTTTTTCTTATATTTTCCAACAAGATAGCTCATAAATATCTGGAGTTGCGCGCCTCTTTAAAAAACATGCGGCGCACAGCAAAAAAACGGCTTCGGTGAAAATCAGTGCTGCCGCCTCTTTGCGAGGCTCTTAAGGGATAGTATGAGCTGAGTTGAGGGGGTTGCCCCATACGGGGCTTCACCGAAGCCCAAAAACAAAACATATAAAAACAGGAGCAATCAGCCAGCTCAAGAGGTGGCTTTTATGAAACAGAATATCGCAGTCATGGTGTTTTTCTCAATTATGGCCTTGGCTATTGCTGGGTGCAGCGAGCCTGCAGCAGTCATGCAGCCGCCAAGCGTAGGCCCAATGCCAGGAAATGCTCCATCAGGAGAAGATGATGGAACTCCGGTATCCTCAAACATGCCTGCGATTCCCGGGGATGATGTTCCTGAGATGATTGTTGTGCCAGATGGAGAGGCTATGCAGGATTTGCAGGACATGCCTCAAGCCCCACTTAAAGAGTTCACAATGACTGCGCGCCAATGGGAATTCAGCCCAAGTGAAATTCGCGTGAATAAAGGCGATCGCGTGCGCATCAGCCTTACGAGCGAAGATGTGACCCACGGATTCAGGCTTTCTGAGTTCGGTGTTGATGAAAGGCTTCCTCCTGGACAAGAGATTATTGTTGAGTTCGTGGCAGACAAAGCAGGGACATTTCCATTCTCCTGCTCAGTGCCCTGCGGCTCAGGCCATGGAAGCATGACAGGAACGCTCATCGTTGAATAGAACCCTGATTTTGGTTGATTTCCGAGTTGTTTTCACCAGAGCCCGCTACCCGATCCATCTTGCCTTGAGTTCTGCATACTTCTTTTTCTTTATTGCAACCCGTATCTCAGCGGTGAGGTTAAGAAAGAAGGAGACATTATGGTGGCTGAGAAGCGTAAATGCCAGCAGCTCTTTTGCATTGAAGAGATGGTTGATATATGCCCGTGAATAGAGCTTGCAGACACGGCATGGGCAATCAGAATCAATAGGGGCGGGGTCTTTCTTGAACGCTGCTGCCTTGAGCCTGACCCTGAATTTATTTCTCATAGTGCCAAGGGGCGGCCGGACATAGGCATACCCGCATCTGGCTAGCCTTGTAGGGCTTACACAGTCAAAGAGGTCTATCCCCCGATCTACTGCCTCAAAGATGTCTTCAACAACACCTATGCCAAGGAGATGCCTCGGCTTTTCTTCCGGCAGCTCCTCCACAACCCAGTCAAGGATGTTATGCATGTCCTTCTTCGTCTTTCCCAGAGAGCCCCCTATGGCAATTGCGTCAAATGGCTGTGATGCGATGAATCTTGCAGACTGTTTCCTGAGGTCTTTCCAGTGGGAGCCCTGAACAATGCCGGCCAAAGCCTGGCCAGAGGTATGGGCTGCAAGGGATTCCAAGGCCCACCTGTTGGTCCGTTCAAGGCTTTTCTTCACATAGGCTTTATCGCTGAGAGGAGACGTGCATTCATCCAGGGCAAGGATCATGTCTGCTCCCAGTTTTTCCTGCACCTCAATAGACTTCTTCGGAGTAAGAAACTGCCTTGAATTATCATAGATTGACCGGAAATGGACGCCTTTCTCAGCTACCACTGCCAGCGGCTTTCCGGGCTTGAGCTGCTCATTCTTCCTTGGCTTGTACATCTTTGTTGTGCCATGCTCTTTTCCCAAGCCAAGAGAGAATGCCTGGAAGCCTCCGCTGTCTGTCACCAGGGGCTTTTTCCAGTTCATGAACTTGTTTAGCCCACCCAGCTCCTCAATGACATCTGCTCCTGGCTTCAGCATGAGATGGTACGTATTGCAGATCAGCATTTGGGCCTGAAGGCGGTCCAAAGGCACAGCCTTGACGGTTGCATTGGTTGCAACAGGCATCAGTTCAGGAGTCTGCACGTTTCCATGCTTGAGCCTGAGGATTCCTATTCTCGCCATCCCGTCTTTGGCAAGCACCCGGAATTGCAATCTTCCCATTTGCAACAGAAAGAGTTAAGAATCATATAATACTTTGGAATTTCCTTGGAATCTATCGAGATCAGTCCAGGCTTCCGCAGGGCGCTCAGCCTTATTGAAGAGGGCAGCTCAGTGTTCATCACCGGAAAGGCGGGCACCGGGAAATCAACCCTGCTTGGGCATTTCAGGGACACGACAAGGAAGAAGATTGCTGTCCTGGCTCCTACAGGAGTAGCTGCAGTCAATGTTGCAGGCCAGACCATCCATTCTTTCTTCAGATTCCCGCCCAGAATCCTGAATCCTGCTGATATCAAGCTGCGCTCAGGCAGGATATTCAAACAGCTTGAGGCCCTCGTGATTGATGAGGTTTCCATGGTAAGCGCAAACCTGATGGATGCCATTGATGCTGCATT
Coding sequences within it:
- a CDS encoding PIN domain-containing protein; its protein translation is MTQFIDANVIIKAFTEGEDKEECRLALSRYFVTDALCLVEAMNGIVKIKCDPAMACQCVKSLYRQDCTIVPVDKNLLFTACKKMGNLNIFDAAHYAAARLKGCSSILSYDKHFDGLEIPREEP
- a CDS encoding NFACT RNA binding domain-containing protein, whose translation is MQITLDYTKTLEQNAAMLYEKAKKARKKRQGAEASLKRTEEQLEKGVALQKKTELAKERKRPWYDHFHWFISSEDFLVIGGRDATTNEIIVKKQTAQGDLVFHSELAGSPFFVVKAEGKKIGEITKTEAAIATASYSRAWRQGLTTMEVFAVAPDQLSKTPQSGEYISKGSFIVRGRKERFMVSLQLALGVYREGIMAGPLSAVSRHCSRLIEIAPGKEKSGKAAKLIQKRIGGELDDIIRGIPAGGVQVKGVRLREI
- a CDS encoding SET domain-containing protein-lysine N-methyltransferase; its protein translation is MDVVVKTSKIHGKGVFAFRSFKKGEIVLRWKPKELTKEQVEQVSEKEKPYVSFLDGKYLLEQPPERYVNHSCDPNTTVQNLCDVAKRDIKKGEEITSDYAETALPDLRMDCKCGSRKCRGVIETKSTC
- a CDS encoding cation:proton antiporter, with amino-acid sequence MNMVFFELSIVIIVATVLGGLLKALKQPLIPAYVIAGLIIGPILGYVTDSELISSLSEVGIAFLLFIVGLELDFKKIRSVAGVAFAAGLIKSLILFAGGAFLGTWFGFTGTESSYLGIVLAFSSTVVVVKMYADTRELDTLHGRTVIGILLAEDFLAILALSVLSTGSVSVGDASFMLAKLAGLLLGAILFSRFILGPLYKFAAKSQEVFFLVSISIAFLFALVASGLGLSIVIGAFIAGVALANLPYAYEIIGKIVPLKDFFATIFFVSLGLVLPLNEIPAIALPFAVLFGVVIIFKPLLAMLISSLQGFTKRPSFLGSISISQVSEFSLIIVAQAMAVGAATGQELIGQDVFTLTVLLAISTMAVSSYLIAYKEAIYEQLSPLLGIFEHLRAGKQRAESKRVKIKPEIILFGYNRIGYSIVRKAKELKKRILIIDYDPEVIRHLIKRKTPCIYGDVTDPEILDRVDFDTCKILISTVPESHNNLLVLRKLRKIYPKMIIFVTANHLHEALELYEEGADYVILPHFLGGEHVGVLIGQLSIDLNRILKHRKMHIKELHQRKKVGHIIRQ
- the serS gene encoding serine--tRNA ligase, translating into MLDIKIIREKPDLIRKDLKKRRDSEKLSWLDGLLQKDREYLLTLQKVEELRARRNKATEEIRELKKEGKDISQKVSEIKGLGNIQEQESRLNELLEKIHWYLLRLPNLMHPSVPYGKDESGNVQVRKWGRQKKPAFELIPHGELAEKLGGADFEAAAQASGRGFYYLKGHLALLNRALINLAITHLVKKGFTFIEPPLLINKKVVEGVTDYEFFENMIYKIENEDLHLIGTSEHPLMGMFMNTTVKEEDLPLKLVSYSPCFRKEIGSHGIDERGFFRVHQFHKVEQVVLCTPQQSEKLHEEITKNAEELMKILKLPYRIVNICTGDLGIVASKKYDLELWMPRQKKYKEAGSSSNCTDYQARRLNIRYGIPGAPKNPLVHSLNNTAIATSRVIIAILENYQKKDGSVEVPAALQPYMGRIKTLK
- a CDS encoding AAA family ATPase, with product MALFDKMLSSNESLFKDEIALSFDYIPKIVPYREAQQRHIASCIAPLFSKRNGKSLFISGRPGIGKTVAVRHVLGEVEEKTDDIIPLYINCWQKNTSFKIAIELCEQLGYKLTMNKRTDELFSIAKQMLNKKECVLVFDEVDKLEEFDILYHILEEVYRRAVIIITNGKEWLGNLDERLRSRLSTEVLEFRPYTQSETDGILRQRIQYAFVAGIWEPEAISLVSERTSQLQDIRSGLFLLKEAGEIAEAKASRKITLDHAREAITKLADFEINSSQDLDTDAKKVLDIIKGEQSEIKSGDLFRKYQEAGGTASYKTMHRTIKKLEQGKFITLRKVEGGKEGTTSLIRLNTVKKLTEF
- a CDS encoding cupredoxin domain-containing protein, with translation MKQNIAVMVFFSIMALAIAGCSEPAAVMQPPSVGPMPGNAPSGEDDGTPVSSNMPAIPGDDVPEMIVVPDGEAMQDLQDMPQAPLKEFTMTARQWEFSPSEIRVNKGDRVRISLTSEDVTHGFRLSEFGVDERLPPGQEIIVEFVADKAGTFPFSCSVPCGSGHGSMTGTLIVE
- the tgt gene encoding tRNA guanosine(34) transglycosylase Tgt, encoding MGRLQFRVLAKDGMARIGILRLKHGNVQTPELMPVATNATVKAVPLDRLQAQMLICNTYHLMLKPGADVIEELGGLNKFMNWKKPLVTDSGGFQAFSLGLGKEHGTTKMYKPRKNEQLKPGKPLAVVAEKGVHFRSIYDNSRQFLTPKKSIEVQEKLGADMILALDECTSPLSDKAYVKKSLERTNRWALESLAAHTSGQALAGIVQGSHWKDLRKQSARFIASQPFDAIAIGGSLGKTKKDMHNILDWVVEELPEEKPRHLLGIGVVEDIFEAVDRGIDLFDCVSPTRLARCGYAYVRPPLGTMRNKFRVRLKAAAFKKDPAPIDSDCPCRVCKLYSRAYINHLFNAKELLAFTLLSHHNVSFFLNLTAEIRVAIKKKKYAELKARWIG